The following coding sequences are from one Rattus rattus isolate New Zealand chromosome 11, Rrattus_CSIRO_v1, whole genome shotgun sequence window:
- the Pes1 gene encoding pescadillo homolog, whose amino-acid sequence MGGLEKKKYERGSATNYITRNKARKKLQLSLPDFRRLCILKGIYPHEPKHKKKVNKGSTAARTFYLIKDIKFLLHEPIVNKFREYKVFVRKLRKAYGKSEWNAVERLKDNKPSYKLDHIVKERYPTFIDALRDLDDALSMCFLFSTFPRTGKCHVQTIQLCRRLTVEFMHYVIAARALRKVFLSIKGIYYQAEVLGQPIVWIAPYAFSHDHPTDVDYRVMATFTEFYTTLLGFVNFRLYQSLNLHYPPKIESQAQAEMKVSEDTYALDSESSMEKLAALSASLARVVVPAVEEAEADEFPTDGEVTAQEEDRRKELEAQEKHKKLFEGLKFFLNREVPREALAFIIRSFGGDVSWDKSLCIGATYDITDSGITHQIVDRPGQQTPIIGRYYVQPQWVFDCVNARLLLPVAEYFPGVQLPPHLSPFVSEKEGDYIPPEKLKLLALQRGEDPGNLEEEEEDEDDEDDDNEGDGDVAVENEEDVEAESEEEEEAHLSALEQQRLGGKKPQVMAGTVKLEDKQRLAQEEESEAKRLAIMMMKKREKYLYQKIMFGKRRKIREANKLAEKRKAHDDTVRSEKKAKRTRPV is encoded by the exons tATGAACGAGGCTCTGCCACCAATTATATCACCCGAAACAAAGCTCGGAAGAAGCTGCAGCTGAGCCTGCCTGATTTCAG GCGGCTGTGCATCCTGAAAGGTATTTATCCTCATGAACCCAAGCATAAGAAGAAAGTTAACAAGGGTTCCACAGCAGCCCGAACATTTTACCTTATCAAAGATATTAAATTCCTCCTCCATGAACCCATCGTCAACAAGTTCCGAGAGTACAAG GTGTTTGTCCGGAAGCTCCGCAAAGCCTATGGAAAGAGCGAATGGAATGCTGTAGAGCGCCTCAAGGACAATAAACCCAGCTACAAACTGGACCACATTGTCAAGGAGCG GTACCCCACATTTATCGATGCGTTGCGCGACCTCGATGATGCCCTGTCCATGTGCTTCCTCTTTTCCACCTTCCCTCGGACGGGCAAGTGCCACGTACAGACCATCCAGCTGTGCCGCCGCCTCACCGTGGAGTTCATGCACTACGTCATTGCTGCCCGAGCCCTGCGCAAGGTCTTCCTGTCCATCAAAGGCATCTACTATCAGGCTGAGGTGCTGGGTCAGCCCATCGTGTGGATTGCACCCTACGCTTTCTCCCATGAT CATCCAACAGATGTGGACTACAGAGTCATGGCCACCTTCACTGAGTTCTATACCACTCTCCTGGGCTTCGTCAACTTCCGCCTCTACCAGTCACTCAACCTTCACTACCCACCCAAG atcGAAAGTCAAGCCCAAGCAGAGATGAAGGTCAGCGAGGACACATATGCACTGGACTCCGAGAGCTCTATGGAG AAACTGGCTGCCCTCAGTGCCAGCCTGGCCCGAGTGGTGGTGCCTGCTGTAGAGGAGGCTGAAGCCGATGAGTTTCCCACTGACGGG GAAGTGACAGCACAGGAGGAAGATCGAAGGAAAGAGCTGGAGGCTCAGGAAAAGCACAAGAAGCTCTTTGAAGGCCTGAAGTTCTTCCTGAACCGAGAGGTGCCCCGTGAAGCGTTGGCCTTCATCATCAG GAGTTTTGGTGGGGATGTATCCTGGGACAAGTCTTTGTGCATCGGAGCCACCTATGACATCACAGACTCTGGCATCACCCACCAGATTGTTGACCGGCCGGGGCAGCAAACCCCCATCATTGGCAG GTACTACGTACAGCCCCAGTGGGTGTTTGACTGTGTGAATGCCCGACTCCTCCTCCCTGTGGCAGAGTACTTCCCTGGGGTGCAGCTGCCCCCACACCTTTCACCCTTCGTGTCTGAGAAGGAAGGAGATTACATTCCCCCTGAGAAGCTGAAGCTCCTGGCTTTGCAGCGGGGAGAAGACCCAG GAAacttggaagaggaagaggaagacgaggaTGATGAAGACGATGACAACGAAGGTGACGGTGATGTTGCAGTGGAAAACGAGGAAGATGTGGAAGCtgagtcagaggaggaggaggaggcgcaCCTGTCAGCCTTGGAgcagcagaggctgggagggaag AAGCCCCAGGTTATGGCCGGCACTGTGAAGCTGGAAGACAAGCAGCGGCTGGCCCAGGAGGAAGAAAGTGAGGCCAAGCGCCTGGCCATCATGATGATGAAGAAGCGAGAGAAGTACCTTTACCAAAAGATCATGTTTGGCAAGCGGCGCAAAATCCGAGAG GCCAACAAGCTTGCAGAGAAGAGGAAAGCCCATGACGACACTGTGAGGTCTGAGAAAAAGGCCAAGAGGACAAGACCTGTGTGA